The Primulina tabacum isolate GXHZ01 chromosome 10, ASM2559414v2, whole genome shotgun sequence region CAACCATCAAACCCAACAAAATCGAACTCAAATACATAATTCGAACATTAGATTTGAACTTTGCCTACAACAGTGAAAAAAACTTATTTGGTTACCAAAATGGAGCTCCAATCTTCCCCAAACCTTGGTTCTAAGTTGCACGATGGTCGACGACGACGACAACGATAACAAATTGAGGTAGAACACGTGTCTGTACATGTTATGGTAAGTGTATATGTACATGTTATTATACatgtattaatttattattattataataatattattgggGATGGTTCATAGTATGCATGTGCATTCCATTTCGAGTTTTCCCATCGGAGCTTAGGTTCGGATCCGAACCTGCTGGGAAAATTCACATCATCCCTAGTGCTGAAAgcctttaatataaaatatagtgcTCATGCATATATATTTTCAACTCAGAGGAACTTTGTACTTCAAAGATCGAGCTTTGAATTTGATTCAAAAGAAGCACCAAAATTTTGAATGAGACGACCCACCATTTTTTATGCTTTTCACATTTCAAgaaaaacatgcagattttttgTTGGTGTAAACCCGATTGTCGATTGAATTTGAATTCAAACTCCACCGTAGAGTCGCTAACGCAAACGTGGAACTCGTCTTTGAAGTTTCAATAGACGAAAGTATATAAATCTGAGTGGTGATTCTAATTTAAAACAACACATTGGGATAAGAAATCTGCTGACATCTTTGGCAGGAAAAGGTACTTGAGGAGACCGAGGTGGTCAATTTCTGGTGAGTGATTGGgttcttatttttttaattgtggGAAAGCATTTTTCTTCAAGGATTCAATATGGGTtcttgattttaaatgtttacaatGAAATGCTTTTTGCTGTAGGAGCAATAGTTATTGTCAAGGAGGGCCAAGATTTGGGGAGATGGGGCTATATCTGACAAGGGTGTAGACTTGTAATTAGGGGGCGAAACTTGAGCTCTTAGCAGAAATTATAAGGTTTATATGTTGTTTTATCAATCACCTGCGACCCCTGGCTCTGTTTGTCCATGGTTTTGTGACTGCCTAATAGGTGGAACCCAAAGATTTGATAGGGACTTGGAAAGATTTTAGCGAAAAATTTACACGTGAATTTCGAAAAAGTCAGCATCGAATATGGTCCAAACTGTCGCGCTAAGAACTGTTTTGTGGGTCTGAATGATCAACCATTGAATTTTATTAGATAGTCCGATGTAAAGATTTGTAGTTTTCGCTTGAGACACTGATTCGACTCatttaacttgacaaaaattcATTTTCTTTGCAGAGCTGTTATGTGTGTTCCTGTAAAATGTTATATGATGATTGATGTAGAGTTTGACAACAAACTTTGCAGGTGCGGGCTTTGAAGTCTTGGATGGGATTGTCGTTATCGTTGCTCGTTTCAGCTTGGCATCAGATTACAACGCACGGTCTTCTCAATTTGAAAGTCGATATTTGCTTAGCTGGTGGAAATCAGGACAATGGACTTAAGAGCTGCTAGCTTTGATAAGTGGAACTGCAAGCCCCAAAAACTTGTGATTGAAAATACCCTTCCATTCAAGAATCTAGCTCAAGAAATCCGGAATTCGAAACCTGATGATTCGAATATCAATTCCATTGGTAGTGCTTATACATCAGTTTCTGCTGCTTCTCTCCCTGAATCCGAGTTTTTATTCACACCTCACCCGGTTAGTGAGCTTGATGAGGCAGCTGTGAAGCTGCAAAAGGTCTATAAGAGCTACCGAACTCGAAGAAACCTTGCAGATTGTGCAGTTATTGTGGAGGAGCTATGGTTTGTTTCTGATCATCGAGTTGCTTGACGTCGTCCCCCATTTTTTTGGCTTTTTATTGGTTAACCAACtcttttttgtttatatttaaattttataggTGGAAGGCCTTGGACTTTGCAGCTCTGAAACGGAGCTCTGAGTTGTTCTTCACTGACGAGAAACCCGAAACAGCTGTCTCAAGGTGGGCTAGAGCACGTACAAGAGTAGCCAAGGTTCATATCCAACTACCTAAGTTTACGATTCTTTCTATCTTGTTTTcctgtaaattttttttttcggtttaatttttgttttgcgAATTTGGACTGAGATCAAATATATTGCAGGTAGGAAAGGGCATGTGCAAGGATGAAAAGGCTCAAAAACTGGCTCTACGGCACTGGCTTGAAGCAGTAAGTCTCCAAAAGCTTAGTCTGTCAGACCTAATCAAGTAAGCTATGTTTCAGCCCcctgattcatattttgtttgCTTTGTTTCATCAGATCGATCCACGGCATCGTTATGGACATAATTTACATCTCTATTACGATATCTGGTTCATGAGTGAAAGTTCACAACCTTTCTTTTACTGGTGAATACACATTGGTCCTGTTTGAAAGAACAAAAACCaatctgtatttttttttttttgtttctctaGATACAATAAACCGgcatttcttattttatttttgtcctGTGATGAAGGTTGGATGTTGGAGATGGAAAAGAAATAAACCTTGAAAAGTGCCCACGAAACAATTTACAACGTCAATGCATCAAGTACCTAGGACCAGTAAGAACGCATATATCATTAGTATTGTGATTTCTAAGCTCAAATGTATCAAAAATGTCAAGTTTTGCTTTACTGATCCATCATTTATTGTTACCAGAATGAAAGGGAGGCATACGAGGCCGTGGTCGAAAACGGGAAACTTGTGTACAGACGAAGTGGTATTTTGGTGGATACAATCG contains the following coding sequences:
- the LOC142505390 gene encoding LOW QUALITY PROTEIN: IQ domain-containing protein IQM1-like (The sequence of the model RefSeq protein was modified relative to this genomic sequence to represent the inferred CDS: inserted 1 base in 1 codon), which gives rise to MDLRAASFDKWNCKPQKLVIENTLPFKNLAQEIRNSKPDDSNINSIGSAYTSVSAASLPESEFLFTPHPVSELDEAAVKLQKVYKSYRTRRNLADCAVIVEELWWKALDFAALKRSSELFFTDEKPETAVSRWARARTRVAKVGKGMCKDEKAQKLALRHWLEAIDPRHRYGHNLHLYYDIWFMSESSQPFFYWLDVGDGKEINLEKCPRNNLQRQCIKYLGPNEREAYEAVVENGKLVYRRSGILVDTIEGSKWIFILSTTRTLYVGQKKKGLFQHSSFLAGGAITAAGRLVAHEGVLEAIWPYSGHYLPTEENFKEFIGFLEEHHVDLANVERCATDDDLPRITRPESPPRTDSLEDNKPVYNLARRMSWKWSTGAGPXIGCVREYPAELQTRALEQVNLSPRVACGPINVYGPIPSPRPSPKVRLSPRVAYMGLPSPRTPVTVVNQLS